One stretch of Microcebus murinus isolate Inina chromosome 12, M.murinus_Inina_mat1.0, whole genome shotgun sequence DNA includes these proteins:
- the USP20 gene encoding ubiquitin carboxyl-terminal hydrolase 20 — MGDSRDLCPHLDSIGEVTKEDLLLKSKGTCQSCGVTGPNLWACLQVACPYVGCGEFFADHSTIHAQAKKHNLTVNLTTFRVWCYACEKEVFLKQRLAAPAPGCSPKFSEQDSPPPSHPLKAVPIAVADEGESESEDDDLKPRGLTGMKNLGNSCYMNAALQALSNCPPLTQFFLECGGLVRTDKKPALCKSYQKLVSEVWHKKRPSYVVPTSLSHGIKLVNPMFRGYAQQDTQEFLRCLMDQLHEELKEPVVAAATLTEARDSDSSDTDEKREGDRSPSEDEFLSCDSSSDRGEGDGQGRGGGGSQAEAELLIPDEAGRAISEKERMKDRKFSWGQQRTSSEQVDEDADVDTAMAALDDQPPEAQPPSPPSTSPCRTPEPDNDAHLRSSSRPCSPVHHEGHAKLSSSPPRASPVRMGPSYVLKKAQVMSSGSRRRKEQRYRSVISDIFDGSILSLVQCLTCDRVSTTVETFQDLSLPIPGKEDLAKLHSAIYQNVPAKPGTCGDSYAAQGWLAFIMEYIRRFVVSCTPSWFWGPVVTLEDCLAAFFAADELKGDNMYSCERCKKLRNGVKYCKVLRLPEILCVHLKRFRHEVTYSFKINSHVSFPLEGLDLRPFLAKECTSQITTYDLFSVICHHGTAGSGHYIAYCQNVINGQWYEFDDQYVTEVHETVVQNVEGYVLFYRKSSEEAVRERQQVVSLAAMREPSLLRFYVSREWLNKFNTFTEPGPITNQTFLCSHGGIPPNKYHYIDDLVVILPQNVWEHLYNRFGGGPAVNHLYVCSICQVEIEALAKRRRTEIDTFIKLNKAFQAEESPGVIYCISMQWFREWEAFVKGKDSEPPGPIDNSRIAQVKGSGHVQLKQGADYGQISEETWTYLNNLYGGGPEIAIRQTVAQLQDPESLHGEQKIEAETRAI; from the exons ATGGGGGACTCCAGGGACCTTTGCCCTCACCTTGACTCCATAGGGGAGGTGACCAAAGAGGACTTGCTGCTCAAATCTAAG GGCACCTGTCAGTCCTGTGGTGTCACTGGACCAAACCTGTGGGCCTGTCTCCAG gtGGCCTGCCCCTACGTTGGCTGCGGAGAGTTCTTTGCTGACCACAGCACCATCCACGCACAG GCAAAAAAGCACAACTTGACAGTGAACCTGACCACGTTCCGCGTGTGGTGTTACGCATGTGAGAAGGAGGTGTTCCTAAAGCAGCGGCTGGCAGCCCCCGCTCCGGGCTGCTCACCCAAGTTCTCAGAGCAG GACTCTCCGCCACCCTCCCATCCCCTGAAAGCTGTTCCCATCGCCGTGGCTGACGAAGGAGAGTCCGAGTCAGAGGACGATGACCTGAAACCTCGAG GCCTCACAGGCATGAAGAACCTTGGGAACTCTTGCTACATGAACGCTGCCCTGCAGGCCCTGTCCAATTG CCCGCCGCTGACCCAGTTCTTCCTGGAGTGTGGAGGCCTGGTGCGCACAGACAAGAAGCCAGCCCTGTGCAAGAGTTACCAGAAGCTGGTCTCTGAGGTCTGGCACAAGAAACG GCCGAGCTACGTGGTCCCCACCAGCCTGTCTCACGGGATCAAGTTGGTCAACCCAATGTTTCGAGGCTATGCCCAGCAG GACACCCAGGAGTTCCTGCGCTGCCTGATGGACCAGCTGCATGAGGAGCTCAAAGAGCCAGTGGTGGCCGCGGCGACACTGACAGAGGCTCGGGACTCAGACTCGAGTGACACGGATGAGAAGCGGGAGGGCGACCGGAGCCCGTCAGAGGACGAGTTCCTGTCCTGTGACTCGAGCAGTGACCGGGGTGAGGGCGACGGGCAGGGGCGTGGCGGGGGCGGCTCGCAGGCCGAGGCGGAGCTGCTGATCCCAGACGAGGCGGGCCGCGCCATCTCCGAGAAGGAGCGGATGAAGGACCGCAAGTTCTCCTGGGGCCAGCAGCGCACCAGCTCGGAGCAAGTGGACGAGGACGCCGACGTGGACACGGCCATGGCTGCCCTTGACGATCAGCCCCCCGAGGCACAGCCACCGTCACCACCGTCCACGAGCCCCTGCCGAACGCCAG agCCGGACAACGATGCCCACCTGCGCAGCTCCTCCCGCCCCTGCAGCCCTGTCCACCACGAGGGCCACGCCAAGCTGTCCAGCAGCCCTCCTCGTGCCAGCCCCGTGAGGATGGGGCCGTCCTATGTTCTGAAGAAAG CCCAGGTCATGAGCTCTGGCAGCCGGAGGCGGAAGGAGCAGCGCTACCGCAGCGTCATCTCAGACATCTTCGACGGCTCCATCCTCAGCCTTGTGCAGTGTCTCACCTGTGACCGG GTGTCCACCACAGTGGAGACATTCCAGGACCTGTCACTGCCCATTCCTGGCAAGGAGGACCTGGCCAAACTCCACTCTGCCATCTACCAGAATGTGCCGGCCAAGCCAGGAACCTGTGGGGACAGCTATGCTGCCCAGGGCTGGCTGGCCTTCATCATGGAGTACATCCGCCG gtTTGTGGTATCCTGTACTCCCAGCTGGTTTTGGGGGCCTGTCGTCACTCTGGAAGACTGCCTCGCCGCCTTCTTTGCCGCTGATGAGCTGAAGG GTGACAACATGTACAGCTGTGAGCGGTGCAAGAA gctgcGGAATGGGGTGAAGTACTGCAAAGTCCTGCGGCTGCCCGAG ATCCTGTGTGTCCACTTGAAGCGCTTTCGGCACGAGGTGACGTACTCGTTCAAGATCAACAGCCACGTCTCCTTCCCCCTCGAGGGGCTCGACCTGCGCCCCTTTCTGGCCAAGGAGTGCACGTCCCAGATCACCACCTACGACCTCTTCTCAGTCATCTGCCACCACGGCACAGCAGGCA GTGGGCACTACATCGCCTACTGCCAGAACGTGATCAATGGGCAGTGGTACGAGTTCGACGACCAGTACGTCACCGAGGTCCACGAGACGGTGGTGCAGAACGTCGAGGGCTACGTGCTCTTCTACag GAAGAGCAGCGAGGAGGCGGTGCGCGAGCGGCAGCAGGTGGTGTCCCTGGCCGCCATGCGGGAGCCCAGCCTGCTGCGGTTCTACGTGTCCCGAGAGTGGCTCAACAAGTTCAACACCTTCACTGAGCCGGGGCCCATCACCAACCAGACCTTCCTCTGCTCCCACGGAG GCATCCCACCCAACAAGTACCACTACATTGACGACCTGGTCGTCATCCTGCCGCAGAACGTCTGGGAGCACCTCTACAACAG GTTTGGGGGCGGCCCCGCCGTGAACCACCTGTACGTGTGCTCCATCTGCCAGGTGGAGATTGAGGCGCTGGCCAAGCGCAGGAGGACAGAGATCGACACCTTCATCAAG CTGAACAAGGCGTTCCAGGCCGAGGAGTCCCCCGGCGTCATCTACTGCATCAGCATGCAGTGGTTCCGCGAGTGGGAGGCCTTCGTCAAGGGCAAGGACAGCG AGCCTCCCGGGCCCATTGACAACAGCAGGATCGCGCAGGTCAAAGGCAGCGGCCACGTCCAGCTGAAGCAAG GAGCTGACTACGGGCAGATTTCTGAGGAGACCTGGACCTACCTGAACAACCTGTATGGGGGTGGCCCCGAGATCGCCATCCGGCAGACTGTGGCCCAGCTGCAGGACCCGGAGAGCTTACACGGGGAGCAAAAGATCGAAGCCGAGACCCGCGCCATATGA